In the genome of Hevea brasiliensis isolate MT/VB/25A 57/8 chromosome 14, ASM3005281v1, whole genome shotgun sequence, the window aattatttattaattttatatcaaaaattcaatttttaaaatttgaaatcttAACTTCatgaattatatatatttgacataataaatattaattattataaaattagtgTCAATAGATTTTAATTGTGTTGAAAATAAACAATATAATTTTTTGGGGAAATTGAAAACATTTTGCGCATTCtcttaattattttctttaagcgttaaaaaatttgttttttttttttttcatatcttcttaagtgttttatttttttttttttgaaattgaaatttaattaaatttttgattttgtaattataaattaaattactgtCTGTGATCTGACATTGTCATCCTCTGCACTGATCTAATATTCAACGCTCTGAATCACGCTTTATTTTCTACTCAATTAAGAAGCAATGGCAGAAGGGATCCTCTTCAACGTAGCAGGGGAACTCATTACAAAACTGGGTTCTCGACACATTCGTACGATTGGCTTATGGGGAGGTGTCAAAGCTGAACTTAAGAAGCTTGAGAACACTGTTTCAATGATTCAAGCTGTGCTTCTTGATGCTGAGGAGCAGTACTCAAAGAGCAACCAAGTCAAGATTTGGGTTGAATCGTTGAAAGAAGCATTGTACGATGCAGAAGACTTGTTAGATGAATTTTCCGCACATGCTTTACGGCTACAAGTGATGAAAGGGTGTGGAATGGCGAAGGAGGTACGCCTTTTCTTTTCTAGTTCTAATCAGTTTGCTTATGGTCTTAAAATGGCTTTTGAAATCAAGGATAGACTAAAGGGTATTCGCGAAAATAGATCAATGTTCTACTTAGATGAGGGTTGCTTGAAGAAACATTTAAAATCTGAAGAAAGGGAGCAAACTCATTCATCTGCACCCAAAGTAGTTGTTGGTAGAGAAAATGATAagaatgaaattataaaaatcCTATTGTCCAACTATGAAGAGAATGTGTCAATTGTTTCTATTGTTGGTATTGGAGGATTAGGAAAGACAACGCTTGCTCAATTTGTATACAGTGATGAGATAATAGAGACCCATTTTGAGCTCAAACTATGGGTTTCTGTTTCTGATCATTTTGATGTAAGATTAATAGTGGCAAAGATTTTAGAATCTGTTACTGGTGAGAGACATTTAGACCTTGAAATGAATACTTTGAAAAATCTTCTTCATGACAAAATTAATGGAAGAAAGTATTTGCTTGTGTTGGATGATATGTGGAATGAGAACTGGGAAAGATGGTTTCACTTGAAGGAATTGTTGGCTGGTGGTGCTAGAGGAAGTAGAATACTGGTAACGTCACGCCTAAAAAATGTTGCAGACATGATACAGTTGGATTCGATCTATGAATTAAAAGGTCTAGATGATGTTCATTCTTGGTCCCTGTTCACAGATATGGCATTTAAACAGGGGCAAGTTCCAAGCTCAAGCCATGAGGGNNNNNNNNNNNNNNNNNNNNNNNNNNNNNNNNNNNNNNNNNNNNNNNNNNNNNNNNNNNNNNNNNNNNNNNNNNNNNNNNNNNNNNNNNNNNNNNNNNNNNNNNNNNNNNNNNNNNNNNNNNNNNNNNNNNNNNNNNNNNNNNNNNNNNNNNNNNNNNNNNNNNNNNNNNNNNNNNNNNNNNNNNNNNNNNNNNNNNNNNNNNNNNNNNNNNNNNNNNNNNNNNNNNNNNNNNNNNNNNNNNNNNNNNNNNNNNNNNNNNNNNNNNNNNNNNNNNNNNNNNNNNNNNNNNNNNNNNNNNNNNNNNNNNNNNNNNNNNNNNNNNNNNNNNNNNNNNNNNNNNNNNNNNNNNNNNNNNNNNNNNNNNNNNNNNNNNNNNNNNNNNNNNNNNNNNNNNNNNNNNNNNNNNNNNNNNNNNNNNNNNNNNNNNNNNNNNNNNNNNNNNNNNNNNNNNNNNNNNNNNNNNNNNNNNNNNNNNNNNNNNNNNNNNNNNNNNNNNNNNNNNNNNNNNNNNNNNNNNNNNNNNNNNNNNNNNNNNNNNNNNNNNNNNNNNNNNNNNNNNNNNNNNNNNNNNNNNNNNNNNNNNNNNNNNNNNNNNNNNNNNNNNNNNNNNNNNNNNNNNNNNNNNNNNNNNNNNNNNNNNNNNNNNNNNNNNNNNNNNNNNNNNNNNNNNNNNNNNNNNNNNNNNNNNNNNNNNNNNNNNNNNNNNNNNNNNNNNNNNNNNNNNNNNNNNNNNNNNNNNNNNNNNNNNNNNNNNNNNNNNNNNNNNNNNNNNNNNNNNNNNNNNNNNNNNNNNNNNNNNNNNNNNNNNNNNNNNNNNNNNNNNNNNNNNNNNNNNNNNNNNNNNNNNNNNNNNNNNNNNNNNNNNNNNNNNNNNNNNNNNNNNNNNNNNNNNNNNNNNNNNNNNNNNNNNNNNNNNNNNNNNNNNNNNNNNNNNNNNNNNNNNNNNNNNNNNNNNNNNNNNNNNNNNNNNNNNNNNNNNNNNNNNNNNNNNNNNNNNNNNNNNNNNNNNNNNNNNNNNNNNNNNNNNNNNNNNNNNNNNNNNNNNNNNNNNNNNNNNNNNNNNNNNNNNNNNNNNNNNNNNNNNNNNNNNNNNNNNNNNNNNNNNNNNNNNNNNNNNNNNNNNNNNNNNNNNNNNNNNNNNNNNNNNNNNNNNNNNNNNNNNNNNNNNNNNNNNNNNNNNNNNNNNNNNNNNNNNNNNNNNNNNNNNNNNNNNNNNNNNNNNNNNNNNNNNNNNNNNNNNNNNNNNNNNNNNNNNNNNNNNNNNNNNNNNNNNNNNNNNNNNNNNNNNNNNNNNNNNNNNNNNNNNNNNNNNNNNNNNNNNNNNNNNNNNNNNNNNNNNNNNNNNNNNNNNNNNNNNNNNNNNNNNNNNNNNNNNNNNNNNNNNNNNNNNNNNNNNNNNNNNNNNNNNNNNNNNNNNNNNNNNNNNNNNNNNNNNNNNNNNNNNNNNNNNNNNNNNNNNNNNNNNNNNNNNNNNNNNNNNNNNNNNNNNNNNNNNNNNNNNNNNNNNNNNNNNNNNNNNNNNNNNNNNNNNNNNNNNNNNNNNNNNNNNNNNNNNNNNNNNNNNNNNNNNNNNNNNNNNNNNNNNNNNNNNNNNNNNNNNNNNNNNNNNNNNNNNNNNNNNNNNNNNNNNNNNNNNNNNNNNNNNNNNNNNNNNNNNNNNNNNNNNNNNNNNNNNNNNNNNNNNNNNNNNNNNNNNNNNNNNNNNNNNNNNNNNNNNNNNNNNNNNNNNNNNNNNNNNNNNNNNNNNNNNNNNNNNNNNNNNNNNNNNNNNNNNNNNNNNNNNNNNNNNNNNNNNNNNNNNNNNNNNNNNNNNNNNNNNNNNNNNNNNNNNNNNNNNNNNNNNNNNNNNNNNNNNNNNNNNNNNNNNNNNNNNNNNNNNNNNNNNNNNNNNNNNNNNNNNNNNNNNNNNNNNNNNNNNNNNNNNNNNNNNNNNNNNNNNNNNNNNNNNNNNNNNNNNNNNNNNNNNNNNNNNNNNNNNNNNNNNNNNNNNNNNNNNNNNNNN includes:
- the LOC131173419 gene encoding putative disease resistance protein RGA3; the encoded protein is MAEGILFNVAGELITKLGSRHIRTIGLWGGVKAELKKLENTVSMIQAVLLDAEEQYSKSNQVKIWVESLKEALYDAEDLLDEFSAHALRLQVMKGCGMAKEVRLFFSSSNQFAYGLKMAFEIKDRLKGIRENRSMFYLDEGCLKKHLKSEEREQTHSSAPKVVVGRENDKNEIIKILLSNYEENVSIVSIVGIGGLGKTTLAQFVYSDEIIETHFELKLWVSVSDHFDVRLIVAKILESVTGERHLDLEMNTLKNLLHDKINGRKYLLVLDDMWNENWERWFHLKELLAGGARGSRILVTSRLKNVADMIQLDSIYELKGASSKLKP